Sequence from the Candidatus Thioglobus sp. NP1 genome:
ATTACAAAATCGCTTTTGATATATAGTACCAAGAGAGATACCAACTAGAGATCCAAAAACAGCTAAAACCGCCCAAAAAGAATAATTGGTAAATAGTCCAGTAATAGCAAAATCAACCTTTTCAAATAAAATTAAATATAACCCTATAAGCCCTATTATCAAACCCATCCATTGTTTCTTTGAAACACGCTCATGGAGAATTACTCCTGCTATCAATGCCATTCCTAGGGGCTGAAGACCAATGATCATTGCGGTAAGGCCAATAGATATATCCCACTTAATTGCTTGAAAAACTCCACCAAGATAAATCCCATGAATTAATAAACCTGTTACCATTAAGTGGATAAAGGCCCAACCAGACTTCGGCCAAATACTCTTATTAGCTTGCATTAATATAAACAGCACTATCAATGTAAGGCCATTACGATAAGTCAATAAAGTAAAAGGTTCAGCATATGGAAGGCCATATTTTGCAGCTACAAAGCCTGTACTCCAAATTAAAACAAATAACCATGGCGTAAGGCGCGCGCTTAAAGCAAGATTTTTCATAAAAAACACCAAAAATTCATTAACTTAATGGATCACTAATTAAAATAGATATTCTTGTTAATTTAGAATAGATTTTATACAAAATACCCTTATGGCAATAAAGAAACGCAACAAGAGCCAAACAGTTGTTAGACTATAATTAAGGTTATCAAATCTTAAATAATTTTATGAAGCATTTTTTTGCAATTATTCTGCTTTTTTTTCTTGCACCTTTTTCTCAAACTTGGGCCGAAACTTCAATAATTATTGATGAATCGGGTCTAAGTCAAACCATGTCTTCTAGCCAGATTTTGGCCAATGATGCCCAATTGAATGTTAATCATCCTCTCCCAGTTTCACAGGCATTTAACCTCCAAGCACGGCAACTAGATAATAAGACAATTAGCGTCTCATGGGCTATAACTCCTAACTATTATCTTTATAGAGATAAAATATCTTTTACATTAGAGGGTGCTAGCATTGAAAGTTCGGTTTTTCCAAAAGCTAAGCTGAAAGAAGATGAATTTTTTGGTGAAGTTAATATTTATGACACGCCTGTAGAAATAACCCTTTTGTTAAAAAATATAACTAGCAACCCTATTGATTTAATAATTAATCATCAGGGCTGTTGGAATGGTGGCGTTTGCTACCCTCCCCAGAGTGATCAAATTAAGGTTGATTTAACTGGATCTAAGGCATACCCCAGTCCTTTATTAGAACAGATAACTACTAGTGAACTTAGTGTTAAAGAAAAGTTTCAGCAAGGTGGGTTAGCTTTATTTATTGCTGCATTTATAGCTGGACTAGCCTTATCCTGGACTCCATGTGTATATCCAATGGTGCCAATATTATCTGGAATTATCATTGGGCAGAAGCATGCTCCTAGTAATTTTAAAGCTATCTTAATGTCATTAGTGTTTGTTCTGTCAATGTCAGTAGCTTATGGTTTAATTGGTGCTACTGCAGGATTCTTTGGGGCAGGAATAAATCTTCAGGCAATAATGCAAACGCCTTGGGTTTTAGTAACTTTTAGTTTAATTTTTATCGTTCTTGCTTTTTCAATGTTTGGTTTTTATGATATTCAGCTACCTTCTAAATTTCAAAACAAAATTACAAGTATTAGCAATAATCAAAATGGTGGAAATTTTGTTGGTGTCAGCATCATGGGTTTTCTCTCTGCCCTAATTGTTGGGCCATGTGTAACTCCATTTTTAGCTACAGCCTTAAGCTACGTTATTGCTGGTGGAAGCGCCTTAAAAGGTGGAATAAGTCTTTTTGCAATGGGCTTGGGGATGGGTGTTCCATTAATAATCATATGTGGGTGGGGGGTTAATGCAATCCCTAAAGCTGGGCCATGGATGGAAAATGTGAAAAGAATTTTTGGTTTCCTAATGATAGCTGTTGCCCTATTCCTTCTGGATCGAATTCTTAGTCCACTCTTATCACTTATTTTTTGGGCTCTTTTATTAACTTATGCTCCTATTAAACTTGGTATCTTTAAAAATCTAACAAGGTCAATTAAACTATGGGATTTACTATTTAAACTTTCTGGTTTAATTATATTTATTTATGGAATATTGCTTTGGGCGCTTGTTGCAAAAGGGGGTGGTGATATTCAACAACCAATTGACTCAATAATTTATGGTGAAAATATCAGCTCTTCAAAAAGTATCGAATTTGAAACAGTTTTAAATGAAGCTCAGCTAAATGCTGAAATAGCTAAAACTAAAAATACTAGTAAGCTTCTGATCGTTAAATTTTATGCTGACTGGTGTATTGCTTGTAATAAGCTTGAAAGAGTTGTCTTTTCAAATAAGCTAGTTAAGGATGTCTTAAAAGGCTCTTTAAGATCTACACTTGATGTCACTGAAAATAATCGCTTTAATCAATCAATGTTAGCGCGGTTCTCACTTGTTGGGCCTCCAGCACTATTATTTTTTAAAAATGGTGAGGAATTAAGGGCTTATAGGATTATTGGGGAAATGAGTGCTAAAGATTTTATTACCCATCTAGAGAAAATCAAATAAATTTGCACTAATATCTTCTAAATGCATTGAATGGGGTCTATTTTGAGCTAAATAGCTGGTAAAATTCATTTACTGATTTAAAATTAAAAAGTCTTGCCTTAGGGTCCTTTTGCAGTCAAATATCCTAAGCTAAAAAACAAACTGGGTGTCATTTCATGCCTTAAAGGATGATGTGATTATTTGTTGTTATTGTAATTACCCATTACAAAAAATTTTAAGGGAGAGGAAATGGATATTCGTAAAGTAAAAAAATTGATGGAGCTTCTAGAGCAGTCTGGTATGTCAGAAATTGAAATAAAAGAAGGTGAGGAATCTGTAAAAATTTCAAGATATGGCAATACCCCATTACAACCTCAATCATTTATTCAACAGCCACTGCCAACGTCTCAAGCCAATGCTGCTCCCCCTTCCTCAACTACTGAAGCTTTATCACTCAATATTAATTCTATAACTTCACCGATGGTAGGCACTTATTATTCAGCTCCATCACCTACTGCCAAGCCCTTTGTTTCAATTGGTCAACAGGTTAAAGAGGGTGATACTATAGGAATTATTGAGGCTATGAAAATAATGAACCAAATTGAAGCAGATCAATCAGGAGTTGTTGTTAATATCCTTGTTAAGGATGGAGATGCCGTTGAATTTGGACAACCTCTTATTGTAATAGAATGAGTTCAATTAAAAAAGTCTTAATTGCCAATCGTGGTGAGATTGCATTGCGTATTTTAAGGGCATGCAAAGAGCTTGAAATTCAAACTGTTGCTGTATATTCAACAGCTGATAAAGATTTAAAGCATGTTAAATTAGCAGATGAAGCAGTTTGTATTGGCCCTCATCCTTCTGTCAAGAGCTATCTTAACATTCCAGCAATTATTAGTGCAGCTGAACTTACTCATGCTGATGCTATTCACCCAGGCTATGGATTTCTTTCTGAAAATGCTGATTTTGCTCAGCAGGTGGAAGAAAGTGGTTTTATTTTTATTGGACCTCGGCCTGAGAATATTAGAGTTATGGGTGATAAAGTTGCGGCAATTGAAGCAATGCAAAGCTCAGGTGTTCCCTGTGTTCCAGGCTCGGATGGAGCTCTTGATAAAAACACCAAGAGAAGCGTCAAGATTGCCAAGGAAATTGGATTTCCTATAATAATAAAAGCCTCAGGTGGAGGGGGTGGTCGTGGTATGAGAATTGTTGAGTCTGAAGATGAATTGGAAGGCTCTATTGAATTAACAAAAACAGAGGCTCTAAGTTTTTTTGGAAATGAAGAGGTCTACATGGAAAAATTTCTTACTACACCAAGACATGTAGAGGTGCAGGTTCTAGCAGACCAACATGGCAATGCTATTCATCTTGGTGAAAGAGACTGCTCAATGCAACGACGTCATCAAAAAGTTGTTGAGGAAGCACCAGCCCCAGGAATTAGCATGAAATTAAGAAATCAGATTGGGACAATTTGTTCTGATGCATGTAAAAAAATTAACTATCGCGGTGCTGGAACTTTTGAGTTTCTTTTTGATAAAAATAAGTTTTATTTTATTGAAATGAATACCAGAGTTCAGGTTGAACACCCTGTAACAGAAATGATTACTGGAGTTGATATTGTCCGTGAGCAAATTCTTATAGCAGGAGGCGAAAAATTATCGCTCACCCAAGAGCAAGTTGAGATTAAAGGCCATGCAATAGAATGTAGAATTAATGCAGAAGACCCAGAAACCTTTATGCCTTCTCCGGGAAAAATTACTCAGTATCATGCAGCTGGTGGACTAGGCGTTAGGATAGATTCACATGTTTATAACGGTTATAATGTTCCGCCTCACTATGACTCGATGATTGGAAAAGTGATTACTTTTGGTGAAAATAGAGCTAATACAATTATTAAAATGCAAAATGCTCTTGATGAAATGGTTATTAATGGAATTAAAACAAACATTCCACTTCAAAGAAAAATTATGAATGACAAAACATTTAAAAAAGGTGGAATGAACATCCACTATCTTGAAAAGATGCTTGGAGAAGATGAATCATGAATATTAAAGTTGGGATTATTGGTGGCTCAGGATATACAGGCATCGAACTTCTGCGCATCCTTCATCTTCATAAAAGTGCCAAAGTTGCTGTAATTACCTCAAGGGCACTTGAAGGTAAAAAAGTTTCAGAAATTTTTCCAAGTATGTCAGGAATATCAGATTTAGAATACTCATTGCCAGATGATAAAGCCCTTTATGAATGTAATATAATTTTCTTTGCAACACCTCATGGGGTTGCAATGAATAGCGCCAACTCATTTATCAATAAAGGCATTAAGGTTGTTGATTTAGGTGCTGATTTTAGAATTAATGATGCAGATCTATGGTCTGAGTGGTACAACATGGAGCATACTCAAAGCTCTCTTTTAAAAGAGGCCGTCTATGGTCAACCTGAAATTAGAAGAAATCTAATCAAGGAGGCTCGACTTATTGCTAATCCTGGTTGTTACCCTACTGCAGTTCTTCTTGCACTAAAGCCACTTCTTGAGAATAATTTAATTGATCCATCAAACATTATAGCTGACTGTAAATCTGGAGCCAGTGGAGCTGGTCGTATCGCAAATCAAAAAATGCTTCTTAGCGAAGCCTCTGAAAATTTTAGGGCTTATGGAGTTAGTGGGCATCGTCATTTTCCTGAGATTAAACAAGAACTTGAACTTATTGCGAAAGGTCCTATTGGACTTACATTTGTCCCTCATCTCATTCCAATGATCCGGGGCATTGAGGCTACAATTTATGTCGACTTACTTGATTCGAATGTTGATATTCAATCTTATTTCGAAAATGCCTACAAAAATGAAGAATTTGTTAAAATATTACCAAAAGGTGCTTATCCTGAAACACGCTCTGTTAAGTCCTCGAATTATTGCCAAATTTCAATCGAGTATATTGAACACAGCAATAAACTCGTAATTATGTCGGTAATTGATAACTTAGTGAAAGGAGCTGCTGGTCAAGCAATACAGAACATGAATCTTATGTTTGGCCTTAATGAGCAGGAAGGCCTAAAACAAGTTGGCTTACTGCCTTAAATGTTATTTATAAAAATAGGAATTAACGAGAAATGTCTACACTAGCTGTCGAAATTCAAGATGAAGCCGATATAGTCTTTAGTGATAGTGCTGCAACGAGAGTTGCACAGCTCATCAAAGAGGAGAAAAATCCGGCCTTAAGGTTACGTGTATATATTACGGGCGGTGGCTGCTCTGGATTTTCATATGGCTTTACTTTTGATGAAAACCTCAAAGAGGGTGATAGTGGTGTCAATAAGCAGGGTGTAGAGCTTGTAATTGATCCAATGAGCTATCAATATCTTATGGGTTCAACTGTTGACTACCTAGAAGACCTTCAGGGTGCTCGATTTGTTGTAACCAATCCTAATGCTAAAACCACTTGTGGTTGTGGCTCTTCTTTTTCAATTTAATAATAA
This genomic interval carries:
- a CDS encoding DMT family transporter, translating into MKNLALSARLTPWLFVLIWSTGFVAAKYGLPYAEPFTLLTYRNGLTLIVLFILMQANKSIWPKSGWAFIHLMVTGLLIHGIYLGGVFQAIKWDISIGLTAMIIGLQPLGMALIAGVILHERVSKKQWMGLIIGLIGLYLILFEKVDFAITGLFTNYSFWAVLAVFGSLVGISLGTIYQKRFCNDMDLISGTLVQYFGAFILCIVMSFYFENGDINWTNTFIVTLAWQVFGLSIGAVLLLMTMIKQDASARVGSYFYLVPALVAIQAWYLFGETMNLISIIGVLLIAFAVAMTTSNKSS
- the dsbD gene encoding protein-disulfide reductase DsbD — encoded protein: MKHFFAIILLFFLAPFSQTWAETSIIIDESGLSQTMSSSQILANDAQLNVNHPLPVSQAFNLQARQLDNKTISVSWAITPNYYLYRDKISFTLEGASIESSVFPKAKLKEDEFFGEVNIYDTPVEITLLLKNITSNPIDLIINHQGCWNGGVCYPPQSDQIKVDLTGSKAYPSPLLEQITTSELSVKEKFQQGGLALFIAAFIAGLALSWTPCVYPMVPILSGIIIGQKHAPSNFKAILMSLVFVLSMSVAYGLIGATAGFFGAGINLQAIMQTPWVLVTFSLIFIVLAFSMFGFYDIQLPSKFQNKITSISNNQNGGNFVGVSIMGFLSALIVGPCVTPFLATALSYVIAGGSALKGGISLFAMGLGMGVPLIIICGWGVNAIPKAGPWMENVKRIFGFLMIAVALFLLDRILSPLLSLIFWALLLTYAPIKLGIFKNLTRSIKLWDLLFKLSGLIIFIYGILLWALVAKGGGDIQQPIDSIIYGENISSSKSIEFETVLNEAQLNAEIAKTKNTSKLLIVKFYADWCIACNKLERVVFSNKLVKDVLKGSLRSTLDVTENNRFNQSMLARFSLVGPPALLFFKNGEELRAYRIIGEMSAKDFITHLEKIK
- the accB gene encoding acetyl-CoA carboxylase biotin carboxyl carrier protein; this translates as MDIRKVKKLMELLEQSGMSEIEIKEGEESVKISRYGNTPLQPQSFIQQPLPTSQANAAPPSSTTEALSLNINSITSPMVGTYYSAPSPTAKPFVSIGQQVKEGDTIGIIEAMKIMNQIEADQSGVVVNILVKDGDAVEFGQPLIVIE
- the accC gene encoding acetyl-CoA carboxylase biotin carboxylase subunit, which produces MSSIKKVLIANRGEIALRILRACKELEIQTVAVYSTADKDLKHVKLADEAVCIGPHPSVKSYLNIPAIISAAELTHADAIHPGYGFLSENADFAQQVEESGFIFIGPRPENIRVMGDKVAAIEAMQSSGVPCVPGSDGALDKNTKRSVKIAKEIGFPIIIKASGGGGGRGMRIVESEDELEGSIELTKTEALSFFGNEEVYMEKFLTTPRHVEVQVLADQHGNAIHLGERDCSMQRRHQKVVEEAPAPGISMKLRNQIGTICSDACKKINYRGAGTFEFLFDKNKFYFIEMNTRVQVEHPVTEMITGVDIVREQILIAGGEKLSLTQEQVEIKGHAIECRINAEDPETFMPSPGKITQYHAAGGLGVRIDSHVYNGYNVPPHYDSMIGKVITFGENRANTIIKMQNALDEMVINGIKTNIPLQRKIMNDKTFKKGGMNIHYLEKMLGEDES
- the argC gene encoding N-acetyl-gamma-glutamyl-phosphate reductase; its protein translation is MNIKVGIIGGSGYTGIELLRILHLHKSAKVAVITSRALEGKKVSEIFPSMSGISDLEYSLPDDKALYECNIIFFATPHGVAMNSANSFINKGIKVVDLGADFRINDADLWSEWYNMEHTQSSLLKEAVYGQPEIRRNLIKEARLIANPGCYPTAVLLALKPLLENNLIDPSNIIADCKSGASGAGRIANQKMLLSEASENFRAYGVSGHRHFPEIKQELELIAKGPIGLTFVPHLIPMIRGIEATIYVDLLDSNVDIQSYFENAYKNEEFVKILPKGAYPETRSVKSSNYCQISIEYIEHSNKLVIMSVIDNLVKGAAGQAIQNMNLMFGLNEQEGLKQVGLLP
- the erpA gene encoding iron-sulfur cluster insertion protein ErpA, producing MSTLAVEIQDEADIVFSDSAATRVAQLIKEEKNPALRLRVYITGGGCSGFSYGFTFDENLKEGDSGVNKQGVELVIDPMSYQYLMGSTVDYLEDLQGARFVVTNPNAKTTCGCGSSFSI